DNA sequence from the Leptospira perdikensis genome:
TTTCTAAATCAAATTTCAAACCATTCCTTTAATTCGACCAAATGGTCATAAGACAACCCATTTCGGTTCTTCCAAGGTGTAAACCAAACGATACGCGCCATCGGAACCTGGTGGGATCTCAGAAATTCCTTCAAAATCAAAGTCTGTGGTTTCATCAGCATTTTCTTTCACGGCATTTGTCACTAAGATTTCCCATGCTTTCGCAGTATCTTCACCTAACTTAGATGCAGCGTTTACCTCTGCTCCAAACACATCGGTATCGCCTATTTTTAATATTTTTCCAAACCCAAGTCCCACACAAAGTAAAATTTGTTCTTCGGCCGTTCGTCCTTCGTTATAACGTTTACATGCCTTCTGCATATGAATCGCACATTGAATGGCTTTGTTAGTATTTCGAAAGAGAACCATAAGGCTATCCCCTTCGTCTTTCATAAGGATTCCATCAAACTCATCTAACACAGGAATAAGGATTCTTTGTGACTCATAGATGGTTTGTAAAAAATGAATGATTCCAAATTTGGCAACACCACGTGAAAATCCAGAAAGGTCGGTAAACATCACACACCAAGTTTCGCCAAAAAGATCCCAAATCCGTTTGTCGATGATTTCTTGGTTGGAGCCAGGATTCAGTCTTTCTTCTAAAAGTTTTTCCAATCGTTCTTCCGATGCAGAGGTGGCTATAGCCCGTTTTTGACCCATGCGAGCGAGTATAACAAAGAAAAAAGGAATGTCAAGATACGTAAAAACAAAAGGTACGAAACATACTCTTTAGTTTTAGTTTAAACATTGATTCGATAACACAAAAAAATATTGTAATTTTCTATTGATCACATTCCATTCTATTTGTTTTCCTGACTAAACCAATTGAATCAAATCTAGGAGATTTTATGAATGATATCAAAAGTTCAAAAACAACACTTTGGGTGGGAAGGGTTTTAAGCGGTCTGGTCATTGCTTTTTTACTCTTCGATGCTTGGGGTAAACTTTCCGAATTAGAAATTGTATTAACAACCATGGGAGAATTGGGTATACCTGGATCCCTATCGATAACGATTGGAACCATCCTACTTGTAATCACAATTTTATATGCAATCCCACAAACTTCTGCTTTCGGTGCCCTTTTACTCACAGGGTATTTAGGCGGTGCTATTGCGATCCATGTTCGAGTGGGAAATCCACTTTGGAGCCATATTCTTTTTCCGGTTTATGTAGGAATTCTACTTTGGGTAGGTCTTGCTTTAAGAAGCCGAAAAGTAAAAGATCTTTTCTGGGGATTTTAAAAACAAACCAATCTTTTTGTTTTTTAGAAACATAAACTTCTTCTGAAAATGAAAATTTAGAGAGAAGCTGTTTATGTTTCTGACAATTTTTCATTCAACTGCTACATTCCACTGGTATCGATTTTAGAGATACAAAACCAATTATATCATTCAAGCGAACGTTTTATCCGTTTATCTTTAAAAGTTTTACAACCAACGGTATCATCATTATTGAAATTCCAATATAAATAGAAACACGAATGTAATTCCAAAAAACCCACTTCTTAATTTCATTTGTGAGCTCAAAAGAATGGGAGCCTATTGTATTTGCCAAAAACTGAAACCTAATGATTTTCCCAGCAAAATAAATAACTGTCCAAACCCTCACAGCCATATGAAGGAGAAACAAAAGTACCAAACAATTACCAATGCCTTCGATGGAATAACAAAACACGAGGGATATTAAAAATATGATTTCATGAATAGAATGAAACAAAATCCAAAAATATTTTAAATTGGCAGATTTGATCTCTGTATTTAAAATCTGGAGGTTGGGTCGATTGCCACTCGCCCAACGCGGAACAAAAACGAGAGTTTCAAAAATTTGAGCACCATTCATTAAAAAATAGATTAACAAGTTGATGAGTAACGAATATTTAGCGAGCGATAAAGAATTTTCGAAAACAAAAGATGTCATATCTTGTATCCCGATTATGGAAGCGATAACAAAAGACTTTTCTATCATATAACTCATATTTCATTTTTTTCCTGTAGTTTTTTAGACATTCTTTCCATAATTCCAATGGCAGATTCAAAATAACGATGAACTACTTCTAACTCCCGACTTGAAAAACTAGAAATCAAAAGTTCAGTATCTTTTTGTAATTTTTTAAAAATTGGCGAAAACAATTGGTTTGCTTTTTCTAAATTAGGAACAATCATCACCTTCCTTCTATCTGCTTGTAAAAACTTTCGTTTTACTAATTTATTTTTCTCTAACCGATCAATGACACCGGTAATGGCTCCCGTCGTAAGGCCGGAGATCTTTGCTAGTTCCCCAGCACTCATTTCCCCGTTTTCAATCAGGTATCCTAAATATTTATGATCTGTTCCTGTAAGACCGGCTTTTTTTGCAATTGCCTCATGCATACCTAGAGCAGTTTCAAAGTATTTACGTGTGGTTTTTTTAAAATTTATAATTTCCATTGGTTTAAAGTTTAAGAAATATCTTAATGACTATATATCTTAGTAACTAAGATATATAGTTTTGACAAACAGAAATTTTTATTATTTTTGGAAAAATAGTTTAATTCGTTAAATAATTTAGTAAAAAATCGAGGTTTTTCAGTTTTCGATTAGATGGTAAAAAAAAGACCCTTGGTTTCCCTTGGGTCTTTTTTTAAAAGAAGTTAGGTCGAGATTGTCTCTCGCCTAATATTTCTTAGCAAAAATCTTAGTTTTGTTTTAACATGTTTTTGTTTGTGTAAGGAACTTCTTCCAAACCTTTTGTCAGGTCGGAAAGTGGAATCTTATCTTTCGGAAGATCTTTTAAGCTACCATACTCATATCCACGAGGATAGTGTTCTTTGTCTGTTGGGCTGTAAAAAGGGTTATACTCCTTTACTAGGCCTTTGGAATATCTCCAAACACTTTTTTCTGGATCTTGGTTCACAACAAAACAACGAGGGCTCATATAACCTTCGTTCTTTGCAGTTTGCACTTTTACAAAATATTTCGGCGCCCAAACGTTGTGGTTACGAGCTTCAAATACTTTGACAACAGTTCCAGCAGGAACAAATTCCACTACTTTTGAGTTAGAATCTGCTTCTGAATACAAAGGAACAGTAAAATCCAAACTTGCTTTGTTTGTTTTGGCATCACAATTTTTATGCCAAGCCACTTCTGCGTTTTTAGAACAAGCTGTGAAACTTGCTCCAACAATCATTAGTAATACAATTTTGTTTTTCAATTCCATTCTCCTATTGGTGGTGGTGGAGGCACTCATCTAAACGAGGATCCCCAACCGGAACTAAGCTGTGTTTTTCCAACTTTTTGAAGATAAAGAAACCGAAAATTCCCACAACACCCACTGTTCCACCAAAAGCTAAAACGAAGTGAAGGATGGAAAATTTTTCGAAGTTTGCAGGGAATACCAACCAGAATAGTTCGAAGAACTGAACGGCAAGAATCCATACAGACAATTTCCAAAGGAAATCGATATTTCTTTTGTTAGGACGATTGAGAAGGAGAAGGAAAGGAATCACAAACTTCACAAATGGAAGTGCGAGTGTTGTATAACCCCAACCACCAGTCATACGCATTTCATAGAAAAAAGTTTCTTCTGGGATGTTTGCATACCAAATGAGCATAAACTGTGAGAATCCCACGTAAGCCCAGAAAGTAGTCATACCTAAAAGAAATTTTGCAATGTCATGGTAATGGTTTTCATTCACTGCTTCACCGAGATATCCATTTTTCTTCAAAATTGCGATCACAATTAGGTAA
Encoded proteins:
- a CDS encoding DoxX family protein, giving the protein MNDIKSSKTTLWVGRVLSGLVIAFLLFDAWGKLSELEIVLTTMGELGIPGSLSITIGTILLVITILYAIPQTSAFGALLLTGYLGGAIAIHVRVGNPLWSHILFPVYVGILLWVGLALRSRKVKDLFWGF
- a CDS encoding SH3 domain-containing protein, with product MKNKIVLLMIVGASFTACSKNAEVAWHKNCDAKTNKASLDFTVPLYSEADSNSKVVEFVPAGTVVKVFEARNHNVWAPKYFVKVQTAKNEGYMSPRCFVVNQDPEKSVWRYSKGLVKEYNPFYSPTDKEHYPRGYEYGSLKDLPKDKIPLSDLTKGLEEVPYTNKNMLKQN
- a CDS encoding adenylate/guanylate cyclase domain-containing protein, translating into MGQKRAIATSASEERLEKLLEERLNPGSNQEIIDKRIWDLFGETWCVMFTDLSGFSRGVAKFGIIHFLQTIYESQRILIPVLDEFDGILMKDEGDSLMVLFRNTNKAIQCAIHMQKACKRYNEGRTAEEQILLCVGLGFGKILKIGDTDVFGAEVNAASKLGEDTAKAWEILVTNAVKENADETTDFDFEGISEIPPGSDGAYRLVYTLEEPKWVVL
- a CDS encoding MarR family winged helix-turn-helix transcriptional regulator gives rise to the protein MEIINFKKTTRKYFETALGMHEAIAKKAGLTGTDHKYLGYLIENGEMSAGELAKISGLTTGAITGVIDRLEKNKLVKRKFLQADRRKVMIVPNLEKANQLFSPIFKKLQKDTELLISSFSSRELEVVHRYFESAIGIMERMSKKLQEKNEI